A single Thermodesulfobacteriota bacterium DNA region contains:
- a CDS encoding cold-shock protein, with protein sequence MANGIVKWFNSGKGYGFIEQEDGPDVFVHHTGINATGFKTLNEGDRVSFDIEQGQKGPAAVNVTVV encoded by the coding sequence ATGGCTAATGGAATTGTAAAATGGTTTAATAGCGGCAAAGGCTATGGCTTCATTGAGCAAGAAGATGGTCCGGATGTATTTGTTCATCATACCGGAATTAATGCAACCGGTTTTAAGACTCTTAATGAGGGTGACCGAGTTTCCTTTGACATAGAACAGGGACAAAAAGGTCCTGCTGCGGTAAATGTTACTGTGGTTTAG
- a CDS encoding TRAP transporter large permease codes for MNPTLIGIIGIVIMLALFMTRMPVAYVMAMVGFVGFAFMISIKGGLNLLSRNIYEVFSSYGLTTIPLFILMGQIAFNAGISRRLYDTAYKFLGSIRGGLAMATVSACTAFGAVCGSSPATAATMATVGLPEMRRYNYNDELSAGAVASGGGLGMIMPPSVVLIVYGVLTEQSIGALFVSGILPAILITILFIICIFIRCIISPDQGPRGEKFTWAERIKSLSGMGDTLFVFLMVMGGLFFGIFTPTEAAAVGVFGVLLVSVVRRQLTWQGFVKSLYETLRTSCMVMFLIAGAVVFGKFLAVTRIPFNIASWVGGFDLPPFMILAMIVLVYFIGGCVMDALALIMLTIPIFYPVILNIGYDPIWFGIIIVLVTQMGVITPPVGINVYVVYGVAEGVVGGVRLESIFKGIIPFLIAIIVGIVILVAFPQIILVLPNMMY; via the coding sequence ATGAATCCGACACTAATTGGTATCATTGGTATTGTCATTATGCTGGCCCTTTTCATGACCCGCATGCCGGTTGCCTATGTCATGGCTATGGTCGGCTTTGTGGGTTTTGCATTTATGATTTCAATTAAAGGCGGCCTTAACCTTCTATCGAGAAATATTTATGAGGTTTTTTCTTCTTACGGTCTAACCACCATCCCTCTTTTTATTCTCATGGGCCAGATTGCATTTAACGCCGGGATCAGCCGCAGGCTGTATGACACGGCATATAAATTTTTAGGCAGCATACGGGGCGGTCTGGCAATGGCCACCGTGAGTGCCTGTACCGCTTTCGGGGCGGTCTGCGGGTCAAGTCCGGCGACTGCGGCAACCATGGCCACAGTGGGACTACCTGAAATGAGGCGTTATAACTATAACGATGAACTGTCCGCCGGTGCGGTGGCATCGGGAGGAGGGTTGGGCATGATCATGCCGCCCAGCGTGGTATTAATCGTTTATGGCGTGTTAACGGAACAATCCATTGGCGCCCTGTTCGTTTCAGGCATTCTGCCGGCGATTCTTATCACCATTTTGTTTATTATTTGCATATTTATTCGATGCATCATTTCTCCCGACCAGGGCCCTAGAGGCGAAAAATTTACCTGGGCGGAACGGATAAAATCATTGTCAGGAATGGGCGATACCCTGTTCGTGTTTTTAATGGTCATGGGTGGGCTTTTTTTTGGAATCTTTACACCCACAGAGGCGGCGGCGGTGGGTGTTTTTGGCGTGCTTTTGGTGTCGGTGGTTCGCCGGCAGCTGACCTGGCAGGGATTTGTTAAATCGTTATATGAAACACTGAGAACATCATGCATGGTGATGTTTCTCATCGCCGGTGCCGTGGTATTCGGTAAATTCCTTGCGGTAACCCGAATTCCTTTTAATATTGCCAGCTGGGTCGGTGGCTTTGATTTGCCCCCTTTCATGATTTTGGCCATGATCGTGCTGGTATATTTTATCGGCGGTTGTGTGATGGACGCACTGGCTTTGATCATGCTTACCATACCTATCTTTTACCCTGTGATACTTAATATTGGATACGATCCGATCTGGTTTGGTATTATCATCGTGCTGGTCACCCAGATGGGAGTGATCACACCACCGGTGGGAATTAACGTTTACGTGGTTTATGGAGTGGCAGAAGGGGTGGTGGGCGGTGTTCGTCTTGAATCGATCTTTAAGGGAATCATTCCATTTTTAATTGCCATAATTGTGGGAATTGTTATTTTAGTGGCATTTCCGCAGATCATTCTCGTTTTACCCAATATGATGTATTGA
- a CDS encoding response regulator, with amino-acid sequence MDKNDLLEGKKILIVDDEPDVLETLGELLDMCDVTEASSFEQAKELLETQHFDLAVLDIMGVSGYQLLEIATKKNLIAVMLTAYALTPEDVEKSHKGGAAYYIPKEKMVNIATFLNDILKAKAEGKNTWENWLSRMASFCEKKFGQDWQKSDREFWERFPFH; translated from the coding sequence ATGGACAAAAACGATTTGCTTGAAGGCAAAAAAATTCTTATCGTTGATGATGAGCCTGATGTACTGGAAACTCTGGGTGAACTTCTTGACATGTGTGATGTCACTGAAGCCTCCAGCTTTGAACAAGCCAAAGAGCTGCTTGAGACTCAACATTTTGATTTGGCTGTTTTGGACATAATGGGGGTATCCGGTTACCAACTTCTTGAAATCGCCACCAAGAAAAATTTAATTGCCGTTATGCTCACCGCCTATGCACTTACCCCTGAGGATGTTGAAAAATCTCACAAGGGAGGGGCTGCGTATTATATTCCCAAGGAGAAAATGGTCAACATCGCAACCTTCTTAAATGATATACTTAAAGCCAAGGCAGAAGGAAAGAATACATGGGAAAACTGGCTTTCGAGAATGGCTTCCTTTTGTGAAAAGAAATTTGGCCAAGACTGGCAAAAAAGTGACCGTGAATTCTGGGAAAGATTTCCCTTTCATTAA
- a CDS encoding HEAT repeat domain-containing protein yields the protein MSLLSVETRLTLRENLGNHPLLKNITKIATYMITHRIPFTARALFLGMLAAQVIASIQVYLSNISLYTNITAIKDAGYLAIPNPHILNTLPGFGSAFFGGIFFTLSIGTGLSLYSIAMMWIWTRLVSRNEYVLILFLLPLAACVVSVNLHGFCPLVTSYFVVIPAVIFFSTKKWITDPPEHGVWLKEILHFAPLVFLTALWTFQMQGSLFVDIRDNLLLSNSFGRRINDFYYKYTLYPAEAFKSLQQKMLKTCSLDEIGKQPVEGLLRDALINDDYLDVGAHRKVDLNIRTDADLLVLETRGKIILKTSLEDFLSDKGKTLKRFSVTSDRHGFFRKVTLLSLLIGFPIFLYVLVFSLFCFIFSFIPGLQNASRYASILCFITGIGLLIPFYQMGGKEVTVKNVAQALQSENRQERVEALKIIHNQKKEIGNYRAYQSILKSAYVPEIYWLVKALGVSRKPETYADLLTFVEHPHPNVVCMALYALGRRGDKRAVKMILKMIERSDHWYCQWYAYKALRSLGWKQKKLK from the coding sequence TTGTCTTTGTTATCAGTTGAGACCCGGCTGACTTTAAGAGAAAATTTGGGGAATCATCCTTTGCTGAAAAATATTACAAAAATTGCGACATATATGATCACCCACAGGATTCCCTTTACCGCCCGGGCGCTTTTTCTTGGTATGTTGGCTGCCCAGGTAATCGCAAGCATACAGGTCTACCTGTCTAATATCAGTCTATATACTAATATAACCGCCATAAAAGATGCAGGCTACCTTGCCATTCCCAACCCACACATATTAAATACTCTGCCCGGTTTCGGCTCCGCCTTTTTCGGAGGCATCTTTTTCACCCTTAGTATCGGAACGGGCCTTTCTCTATACAGCATCGCGATGATGTGGATCTGGACACGGCTTGTCTCCCGCAATGAATACGTTTTAATACTGTTTTTACTTCCTCTGGCAGCATGTGTGGTCAGTGTGAACCTACATGGATTTTGCCCGTTGGTTACCTCCTATTTTGTTGTTATTCCGGCGGTAATTTTTTTTTCAACAAAAAAGTGGATAACCGATCCACCTGAACACGGGGTTTGGTTAAAGGAAATCTTGCATTTTGCTCCCCTGGTATTTTTGACTGCATTATGGACATTTCAAATGCAAGGCAGCCTGTTTGTTGACATCAGAGACAACCTGCTTTTGTCCAATTCTTTTGGAAGAAGGATCAATGACTTTTACTACAAGTATACCCTGTATCCCGCAGAGGCCTTTAAAAGTTTACAGCAAAAGATGCTTAAGACTTGCAGCCTTGATGAGATCGGAAAGCAACCCGTTGAAGGGCTCTTAAGAGATGCATTGATAAATGATGACTATCTTGACGTGGGGGCACATCGAAAAGTGGATCTTAACATCAGAACTGATGCTGATTTGCTGGTTTTGGAAACTAGAGGGAAAATAATTCTTAAAACTTCGCTTGAAGATTTCCTGTCCGACAAAGGAAAAACCTTAAAACGGTTCTCAGTCACAAGTGACAGGCACGGCTTTTTTAGAAAGGTGACACTTTTGTCCCTTTTAATTGGTTTTCCCATCTTTCTTTATGTTTTAGTTTTTTCTCTGTTTTGTTTTATATTTTCTTTTATTCCGGGTCTTCAGAACGCCTCGAGATATGCTTCAATCCTTTGCTTTATTACCGGTATCGGCCTGTTGATTCCGTTTTACCAAATGGGAGGAAAAGAGGTCACCGTTAAGAATGTGGCCCAAGCGCTTCAATCGGAGAACCGGCAGGAAAGGGTTGAAGCACTGAAAATTATACATAACCAAAAAAAGGAAATAGGCAATTATAGAGCATATCAGAGCATACTGAAAAGTGCTTATGTGCCTGAGATTTACTGGCTGGTAAAGGCTTTGGGCGTAAGTCGAAAACCCGAAACTTATGCTGATCTGTTAACCTTTGTTGAACATCCCCATCCGAACGTGGTTTGTATGGCCCT
- a CDS encoding TRAP transporter small permease has translation MKKIWEIFEWVLDKLKILGATCLVGMTALTCVDVVGRFFGHPVFGSVELVTFMATLSVALALPYTHQVKGHIGVEILVRLFSQKTQTIIELCTSFLSLGLFALITWRMVVYARTMQKSGEVSMNLELPQHAIIYVTSFCFLMFFLLIIQDITRYIKVLKGKK, from the coding sequence ATGAAAAAGATTTGGGAAATTTTTGAATGGGTTCTGGATAAATTAAAGATTCTGGGCGCCACCTGTCTGGTAGGAATGACGGCTTTAACCTGTGTGGATGTGGTGGGGCGTTTTTTTGGTCACCCGGTTTTCGGTTCTGTTGAGCTGGTCACTTTTATGGCGACGCTTTCAGTGGCGCTGGCACTGCCATACACGCACCAGGTCAAAGGGCATATCGGGGTGGAAATTCTGGTCAGGTTGTTTTCCCAAAAGACCCAGACCATTATTGAACTTTGTACCAGTTTTTTAAGCCTGGGCTTGTTTGCCTTAATCACCTGGCGAATGGTTGTTTATGCCCGTACCATGCAAAAATCGGGTGAAGTATCCATGAATCTGGAGTTGCCCCAACATGCCATTATCTATGTCACCTCTTTTTGCTTTCTTATGTTCTTTTTACTGATTATCCAAGACATCACCCGATATATTAAAGTATTAAAAGGAAAAAAATGA
- a CDS encoding adenine deaminase C-terminal domain-containing protein, translating into MATGKSSSFALTRNSEKLIKVALGKEQADLAIVNARLVNVFTSEILENSTVSIKDKWIAAVGNDLKHSIGTKTQVIDAGGKTVIPGLIDGHTHLAWQYTAYEFLKYAMKGGTTTIITETMEPFPVSGYEGVVDFLDSLKDQPIKIFSTAPFMASISDAARGIAIETLNKFLSRDDMVGLGESYWQSVLQHPNGSLPILHETLLSGKSLEGHSAGAGINKLNAYIAAGISSCHEPIKADEALERLRLGLYVMIREGSIRRDLEEISKIKDFGIDFRRLVVVSDGMEPKDLLEKGYMEFIVQKAINCGFDPITAIQMATLNVAEHFSLDGIIGGIAPGRYADMLIIPDERTIEAQYVISNGRVIAQNGNLLTQPRSHTFTKQSMTSVHSTRKLSPSDFALILPLATEKVEARIINMVTDLVTSEIKMTVPVVDGEISQDIRSDIIKIAAVDRTHHPGKIFTGLIKGFGLKAGAFACSASWDTTDIIVIGANDADMALAVNRIFHLQGGAVVSVNEKIEVELPLPVFGILSELPIEQIADLNEHIKHMLSELGVSFPDPLLSLIALTGAAIPFFRICEEGLVNLKNGNTVGLISN; encoded by the coding sequence ATGGCAACAGGCAAATCTTCTTCGTTCGCCTTAACCAGGAACTCGGAAAAACTAATCAAGGTTGCACTCGGCAAGGAACAGGCTGACCTGGCAATTGTTAATGCACGTCTGGTTAATGTATTTACCAGCGAGATTTTAGAAAACTCCACGGTTAGCATAAAAGATAAATGGATCGCCGCTGTCGGCAACGACCTCAAACATTCTATCGGAACAAAGACACAGGTGATCGATGCCGGGGGGAAAACCGTCATTCCCGGTTTGATCGACGGGCATACCCACCTTGCCTGGCAGTATACGGCATACGAGTTCTTAAAATATGCGATGAAAGGCGGCACCACCACCATAATTACCGAAACAATGGAGCCCTTTCCTGTATCCGGTTATGAGGGTGTGGTCGATTTTCTCGACTCTTTGAAAGACCAGCCCATCAAGATATTTTCCACCGCTCCCTTTATGGCCTCCATCAGCGATGCTGCCCGCGGTATTGCAATAGAGACTCTTAATAAATTTTTGTCCCGTGATGACATGGTCGGTCTGGGGGAATCATACTGGCAGTCGGTTCTTCAGCACCCCAATGGATCGCTTCCCATTCTGCATGAAACCCTTCTTTCAGGCAAAAGCCTTGAAGGGCATTCTGCCGGCGCCGGCATAAACAAATTAAACGCCTATATTGCCGCCGGTATTTCCTCCTGCCATGAACCGATAAAAGCGGATGAAGCACTGGAAAGATTAAGGCTGGGACTTTATGTGATGATCAGAGAGGGAAGTATCCGCAGGGATCTGGAAGAAATATCGAAGATAAAGGATTTCGGTATTGACTTTAGAAGGCTGGTTGTTGTTTCAGACGGTATGGAGCCTAAAGATTTGCTGGAAAAGGGCTATATGGAATTTATCGTACAGAAAGCTATCAACTGCGGTTTTGATCCGATCACCGCCATTCAAATGGCCACCTTGAATGTGGCAGAGCATTTTTCACTGGATGGCATAATCGGCGGAATTGCTCCCGGCCGATACGCTGACATGCTGATCATCCCAGATGAAAGAACGATTGAAGCGCAATATGTGATCAGCAATGGTCGGGTTATTGCCCAAAATGGCAATCTATTAACCCAGCCACGCAGTCATACCTTTACCAAACAAAGCATGACCAGTGTTCATTCCACCCGCAAACTTAGCCCGTCTGATTTTGCTCTCATCCTGCCACTGGCTACCGAAAAGGTTGAAGCCAGAATAATCAATATGGTGACCGACCTGGTCACCAGCGAAATAAAAATGACTGTCCCCGTTGTTGACGGTGAAATTAGCCAGGATATTCGCAGTGACATAATAAAAATTGCCGCGGTCGACCGAACACATCATCCCGGAAAAATTTTCACCGGCCTGATCAAAGGTTTTGGTTTAAAGGCAGGTGCTTTTGCATGTAGCGCATCCTGGGACACAACGGATATCATCGTTATCGGAGCCAATGATGCGGATATGGCCCTGGCAGTAAACCGGATTTTCCACCTTCAGGGTGGTGCGGTTGTCAGTGTGAACGAAAAAATCGAGGTGGAACTTCCCCTGCCGGTTTTTGGCATTCTCTCCGAACTACCCATAGAGCAGATCGCTGACTTAAATGAACATATAAAACACATGCTGTCAGAGCTTGGGGTGTCTTTTCCCGATCCTCTGCTTTCCTTAATCGCGCTCACTGGAGCGGCAATTCCTTTTTTCAGAATCTGCGAAGAAGGGCTGGTAAATTTAAAAAATGGTAACACAGTTGGACTCATTTCCAATTGA